From Lysinibacillus sp. SGAir0095, the proteins below share one genomic window:
- a CDS encoding IS1182 family transposase, which yields MMSKNQINERDQIEMITIEQLVPQNHLVRKLESAIDFSFIYPLVEPLYSTLGRPSVDPVVLIKMTFVQYVFGIRSMRQTIKEIETNMAYRWFLGFGFHSEIPHFSTFGKNYERRFQDTDIFEQIFYRILKEIADKGLLSADHVFIDSTHVKASANKRKFEKKIVRKETRAYEAKLQEELNQDRIDHGKKPFPPDKFEKEEVKEIKQSTTDPESGYYVKDERTKQFAYSFHAAADRYGFILGSIVTPGNVHDSHMLQPLVEKIMDKVKKPLAVAADAAYKTPAITKFLFDQEIQPALPYTRPKTKDGFLRKHDYVYDEYYDCYLCPEGQVLKYSTTTKEGKRQYKSNPSQCATCPLLTQCTNSKDHRKIIERHIWAEYVEEADHLRHQNETKQIYARRKETIERVFADAKEKHGMRWTTLRGIKKLSMQAMLTFAAMNLKKLANWTWQAPEMV from the coding sequence ATGATGTCGAAAAATCAAATAAATGAACGGGATCAAATTGAGATGATTACAATTGAACAACTTGTACCACAGAATCATCTTGTCAGAAAGCTTGAGTCAGCTATTGATTTTTCTTTCATCTATCCACTGGTAGAACCACTGTATTCTACCCTAGGTAGACCTAGTGTAGATCCAGTTGTATTAATTAAAATGACATTTGTGCAATATGTATTTGGAATTCGTTCAATGCGTCAGACAATAAAAGAAATTGAAACCAATATGGCATATCGCTGGTTTTTAGGGTTTGGCTTTCATTCAGAAATCCCGCACTTTTCTACCTTCGGTAAAAATTATGAACGTCGATTCCAAGATACTGATATCTTTGAACAGATTTTCTATCGTATTCTTAAAGAAATTGCAGATAAGGGATTACTAAGTGCTGACCATGTCTTCATCGATTCAACTCATGTAAAAGCCAGTGCGAATAAACGTAAATTCGAAAAGAAGATTGTCCGTAAAGAGACTCGTGCATATGAAGCCAAACTTCAAGAAGAATTGAATCAAGATCGTATCGATCACGGGAAGAAGCCATTTCCACCTGATAAATTTGAAAAAGAAGAAGTGAAGGAAATTAAGCAAAGTACGACAGATCCTGAAAGTGGATACTATGTAAAAGATGAAAGAACCAAACAGTTTGCTTATTCATTCCATGCTGCAGCTGATCGGTATGGATTTATACTTGGATCGATTGTGACACCTGGGAATGTTCATGATAGTCATATGCTTCAGCCACTTGTTGAAAAGATTATGGATAAAGTGAAGAAGCCACTTGCTGTTGCTGCCGATGCTGCTTATAAAACTCCTGCGATTACTAAATTCTTATTTGACCAAGAGATTCAACCTGCACTCCCTTATACACGTCCAAAAACGAAGGATGGATTTTTACGGAAACACGATTATGTATATGACGAGTACTATGATTGCTACCTTTGTCCGGAAGGGCAAGTTCTTAAATATTCGACTACCACTAAAGAAGGTAAACGCCAGTACAAATCAAACCCTTCTCAATGTGCAACCTGTCCTTTGCTTACTCAATGTACGAATAGTAAAGATCACCGGAAAATCATTGAGCGTCATATTTGGGCAGAATATGTAGAGGAAGCGGATCATCTTCGTCATCAAAACGAGACCAAACAAATATATGCGAGACGTAAAGAGACGATTGAACGTGTCTTTGCGGATGCGAAAGAGAAGCATGGTATGCGCTGGACAACCCTACGAGGGATTAAAAAATTGTCCATGCAGGCGATGCTTACTTTTGCTGCCATGAATTTAAAGAAGCTTGCCAATTGGACATGGCAAGCTCCAGAAATGGTCTAA
- the coaD gene encoding pantetheine-phosphate adenylyltransferase, with protein MSEKIAVVPGSFDPITNGHLDIIKRAADVFDVIYVAVLNNSSKKPLFSIDERMELISQVTKDISNIRIESSSGLLIDYARTKNAKAIVRGLRAISDFEYEMQITSMNKFLDESIETFFIMTKNQYSFLSSSIVKEVARYGGTVTGLVPETVEKALLQKYNK; from the coding sequence GTGTCTGAAAAAATTGCAGTTGTGCCAGGGAGTTTTGATCCTATCACGAATGGTCATTTAGATATTATTAAGCGTGCAGCAGATGTATTTGACGTCATTTATGTGGCTGTATTAAATAATTCTTCTAAGAAGCCACTTTTCTCGATAGACGAAAGAATGGAGCTAATTTCACAAGTGACGAAGGATATTTCGAACATTCGTATTGAAAGCTCTTCAGGATTATTAATAGATTACGCTAGAACAAAAAATGCAAAAGCTATAGTTCGTGGATTACGCGCTATTTCGGACTTTGAATACGAAATGCAAATCACTTCTATGAACAAATTTTTGGATGAGTCTATCGAAACTTTTTTCATTATGACAAAGAATCAATATTCTTTCTTAAGTTCGAGTATTGTCAAAGAGGTTGCTCGGTACGGTGGAACAGTAACTGGTCTTGTTCCAGAAACAGTCGAAAAAGCTTTACTGCAAAAATACAATAAATAG
- a CDS encoding RNA polymerase II, with product MKYAISFLGILLLVICGNLFIQYHVFSEKLETGEDDFTYTQEIEITYRSGSLDIRQHFRNLSNQSIDISWPNLSVSTDCFLETETSCDRLNEDKTKFEASESTNASLSYIIPLDGGLTSNQLFKDIFATLKNGQAAYTTVHISTDSDVLGQWITGLPLIGSQSLSLVNYSMFGGTGDISEIYWQNGVMSIQKANDLLSIYSKNSLSPELSEQLKTFNLLNENHIAIVQGKNLSARQGKRILFLEELSSTSLNEQVNVAQVKTQYDLVESPHWLSEVIASFLTDSTFGSNKSIEMVNTLKNKMSDAQMLSWIQKLMDLKGTKLSSKELDEQLTAVLGMHTEYFAMNENTEQLYPFLFNDEREVYLEQKLNKDIKVILKDGQILYSLDAIMQGIGYQTSVGENGYYVQNETQKFRFPQGYGFYVYNDQRYNTISEPLTVLAGSFYIEETWLQRLFNIDIQKTESTISIKQK from the coding sequence ATGAAATATGCAATAAGTTTTTTGGGCATTTTACTGCTCGTAATTTGCGGAAATCTCTTCATTCAGTATCACGTGTTTTCAGAAAAACTTGAAACTGGTGAAGATGATTTTACATATACTCAGGAAATTGAAATTACATATCGAAGTGGAAGTTTAGATATTCGACAGCATTTTCGCAATTTATCGAACCAATCCATTGATATTTCTTGGCCAAACTTAAGTGTAAGTACGGATTGTTTTTTAGAAACAGAAACTAGTTGTGATCGTTTGAACGAAGATAAAACAAAATTTGAGGCTTCTGAAAGCACAAATGCGTCATTATCCTATATCATCCCCTTGGATGGTGGGCTTACATCCAATCAATTATTTAAGGATATTTTCGCCACACTTAAGAATGGACAAGCGGCATATACTACTGTTCATATTTCGACAGACAGTGATGTGTTGGGGCAGTGGATTACTGGTTTACCGTTAATCGGTAGTCAGTCACTTTCACTTGTGAACTATTCGATGTTTGGCGGAACAGGGGATATTTCAGAAATTTACTGGCAAAATGGAGTAATGAGTATCCAAAAAGCGAATGATCTTTTATCAATTTATTCAAAGAATTCATTGAGTCCAGAACTTAGTGAACAGTTGAAGACCTTTAATCTTTTAAATGAAAATCATATTGCGATCGTTCAAGGGAAAAATCTTTCGGCTCGACAGGGTAAGCGAATCTTGTTTTTAGAAGAACTTTCGAGTACCTCTTTAAATGAACAGGTAAATGTTGCTCAAGTTAAGACACAATATGATTTAGTCGAAAGTCCTCATTGGTTAAGTGAAGTAATAGCATCCTTTTTAACGGATTCAACTTTTGGAAGTAACAAATCTATTGAAATGGTAAATACTTTAAAAAATAAAATGTCAGATGCCCAGATGTTAAGCTGGATCCAAAAATTGATGGATTTAAAAGGAACAAAACTTTCAAGTAAAGAATTAGACGAACAATTAACAGCTGTATTGGGTATGCATACGGAGTATTTTGCTATGAATGAAAACACTGAACAATTATATCCGTTCTTATTTAATGACGAAAGAGAAGTCTATTTAGAACAAAAATTAAACAAGGATATAAAGGTCATTTTGAAAGATGGACAAATCCTATATTCCTTAGATGCCATCATGCAAGGAATAGGGTATCAAACTTCCGTTGGTGAAAATGGCTATTATGTTCAAAATGAGACGCAAAAATTTAGATTTCCTCAAGGGTATGGATTTTATGTTTACAACGATCAGCGATATAATACAATTTCCGAACCTCTTACGGTGTTAGCGGGTAGCTTTTATATCGAGGAAACATGGCTACAAAGACTTTTCAATATAGACATACAAAAAACAGAGAGTACAATCTCAATAAAACAAAAATAA
- the rsmD gene encoding 16S rRNA (guanine(966)-N(2))-methyltransferase RsmD: MRVVAGERKGMPLKAITGTTTRPTTDKVKESIFNIIGPFFDGGIALDLFAGSGGLGIETLSRGASKAIFVEKDGRAFQTLQENIKKCRYEDVSETFKTDATRAIKGLLKREIQLDYLFLDPPYHKSEYYELLNSLVSHSKLSKDAIIVCEHSTEVSLPTNYGSYNLTRQETYGSTIISIYRNEL, encoded by the coding sequence ATGCGAGTTGTAGCAGGTGAAAGAAAAGGGATGCCGTTAAAAGCAATTACGGGAACAACGACAAGACCGACAACAGATAAAGTAAAGGAATCAATTTTTAATATCATCGGTCCTTTCTTTGATGGTGGGATTGCTTTGGATTTATTTGCAGGTAGTGGAGGGCTTGGCATCGAAACTTTAAGTAGAGGTGCAAGTAAAGCAATCTTTGTTGAAAAAGATGGCCGTGCTTTTCAAACCCTGCAGGAAAATATAAAAAAATGCAGATATGAAGATGTATCAGAAACTTTTAAAACGGATGCCACACGGGCTATAAAAGGGTTGTTAAAAAGAGAGATTCAACTGGATTATTTATTTTTAGACCCACCCTACCATAAATCAGAATACTATGAATTGTTAAATTCTTTAGTAAGCCATAGTAAACTGTCTAAGGATGCCATTATCGTCTGTGAGCACTCAACTGAAGTAAGCTTGCCAACAAATTATGGCTCTTACAACTTAACAAGACAAGAAACATATGGAAGTACTATCATATCAATTTATCGAAATGAACTTTAG
- a CDS encoding YlbG family protein, whose protein sequence is MQERQGLIVYIHQLKHAKSLRKYGHVHYISRKLKYVVIYCNRQEIEGTINKIQRLPFVKDVVESFRPFLKTEFENAKPDKAKEYDYKVGL, encoded by the coding sequence ATGCAAGAACGACAAGGGTTAATTGTATATATTCATCAGTTAAAGCATGCAAAAAGTCTAAGAAAATATGGACATGTACATTATATTTCTCGTAAGTTAAAATATGTTGTTATTTATTGTAATCGTCAGGAAATTGAAGGAACGATAAATAAAATACAACGCCTTCCTTTTGTGAAAGACGTTGTAGAGTCGTTTCGACCGTTTTTAAAAACCGAGTTCGAAAATGCCAAACCGGATAAGGCGAAAGAATATGATTATAAGGTCGGTTTATAA
- a CDS encoding methylthioribose kinase, translating into MIQQFIELGRGFGDIYELCELIKTNEKRYHHAFIFIANKGDAQVASIAVALKPVGESKFMPIYVCREGIPYNPEKPSKRLEIFEETLNELGKKAIPMEIKHSSVFSEPVLFYQHLIGILRMNHFIPPKQ; encoded by the coding sequence TTGATTCAACAATTTATTGAACTTGGTCGTGGGTTTGGAGACATTTATGAACTTTGCGAACTTATTAAAACAAACGAAAAAAGATATCATCATGCATTTATCTTTATAGCAAATAAAGGAGACGCACAGGTTGCTTCCATTGCCGTGGCCTTAAAACCGGTAGGGGAAAGTAAATTTATGCCGATCTATGTATGTCGCGAAGGAATTCCATATAATCCCGAAAAACCTTCAAAACGACTTGAAATCTTTGAAGAAACACTAAATGAACTAGGTAAAAAAGCAATTCCAATGGAAATAAAACATTCCTCTGTGTTTTCAGAACCTGTGTTGTTTTACCAGCATCTAATTGGGATTTTACGAATGAATCATTTTATTCCCCCAAAGCAATAA
- a CDS encoding glycerophosphodiester phosphodiesterase, giving the protein MGKKTKVAIAIAAASAAAWAGSKAIIKPQKREDKEVLQYDRPIVLAHRGGSRLAPEHTMVAFEKAQSLGVDGFEIDIRLTKDEEIVVFHDETVDRTSDGTGSIKDFTLEELKQLNFGYHFEDLEGQFPYKDKKVEIVSLRELLEVFPNMYINIDIKDHPDTYEGSLMPSKLWRLIEEFEAQNRIVLTSFYSEQIDRFNLYAQNRVALGAGENDVRKAFTAFTSQFGHLYHPKVDVFQIPTKHGVVSLDTPRFIAFLAKLNIPVHYWIIDDEETMRSLIENGAKGIVTDRPDIAVSVLQSIQDEKNEVE; this is encoded by the coding sequence ATGGGTAAAAAAACAAAAGTAGCTATCGCTATTGCAGCTGCTAGTGCAGCAGCTTGGGCTGGTAGTAAAGCCATTATAAAACCTCAAAAAAGAGAAGATAAAGAAGTTTTACAATATGACCGACCAATTGTACTCGCACACCGAGGCGGCTCTCGTTTAGCCCCTGAACATACAATGGTAGCGTTTGAAAAAGCACAGTCACTAGGTGTAGATGGTTTTGAGATCGATATTCGCCTGACAAAAGATGAAGAAATTGTCGTTTTCCATGATGAAACAGTAGATCGTACAAGTGACGGAACAGGTTCTATAAAAGACTTTACATTAGAGGAATTAAAACAATTAAACTTTGGCTATCATTTCGAGGACTTAGAAGGACAATTCCCTTATAAGGATAAAAAAGTTGAAATCGTGAGTTTGAGGGAACTATTGGAAGTTTTCCCTAATATGTATATCAATATTGATATAAAGGATCATCCTGATACGTATGAGGGAAGCTTGATGCCATCTAAATTATGGCGCCTGATTGAAGAGTTTGAAGCACAAAACCGTATAGTCCTAACAAGTTTTTACAGTGAACAGATAGATCGTTTCAATTTATACGCACAAAATCGCGTTGCCTTGGGTGCAGGAGAAAATGATGTAAGAAAAGCCTTTACAGCATTCACAAGCCAATTTGGCCATCTTTACCATCCAAAGGTGGACGTATTCCAAATCCCAACAAAGCACGGCGTTGTCTCTTTAGATACACCAAGATTTATCGCTTTTTTAGCCAAGTTGAACATTCCGGTACACTACTGGATTATTGATGATGAAGAAACTATGAGATCTTTAATTGAAAACGGAGCTAAAGGCATCGTAACAGATCGACCAGATATTGCAGTTTCAGTTCTTCAAAGTATACAAGATGAAAAGAATGAAGTTGAATAA
- a CDS encoding SepM family pheromone-processing serine protease, with the protein MLKKSFVSIIILFIVVFFLSFYRLDYYIMKPGSAYDVSQFVTVEDGDKNHEGTMSLMTVAMAEATPLTYAVSYFKEFEEIYKEEDVRQEEEDEEEYSVRQLKLMTDSQFNALYIAFQKANLPYTIEYHGVTVLNVLAEGAADGELEPGDEIVEVDGVLIEKAQELTQILSTKKENDVVELVINRNDKLLDRTLTLKPIPGSEKVGIGITYSESKFIKTEPNVNVDADKIGGPSAGLMFTLEILNQLIDEDLTKGYSIAGTGEMNEDGTVGRIGGIEKKVVAADKDGVEIFFAPDDVITETMRHLNPNIKSNYEVAVETAEKINTEMEIVPVKTIDDALDFIEKLEPKED; encoded by the coding sequence ATATTGAAAAAATCGTTCGTTTCTATAATTATCCTGTTCATCGTTGTCTTTTTTCTAAGCTTCTATAGACTTGACTACTATATTATGAAGCCTGGTAGTGCCTACGATGTAAGCCAATTTGTCACGGTGGAAGACGGGGATAAAAACCATGAAGGAACCATGAGCTTGATGACGGTAGCAATGGCTGAAGCTACACCTCTTACATATGCCGTTTCATATTTTAAAGAGTTTGAAGAAATTTATAAAGAAGAAGATGTACGACAAGAGGAAGAGGACGAAGAAGAGTATAGTGTTCGTCAATTAAAGCTAATGACGGATTCTCAATTTAATGCATTATATATCGCTTTCCAAAAAGCAAATTTGCCGTACACAATCGAATATCATGGTGTGACTGTGCTGAATGTGCTTGCAGAAGGTGCTGCAGATGGAGAGCTTGAGCCAGGTGATGAAATTGTTGAGGTTGATGGGGTCCTTATTGAAAAAGCACAGGAGCTTACACAAATTTTAAGTACAAAAAAGGAAAATGATGTCGTTGAATTAGTAATCAATCGTAATGACAAATTGTTAGATCGCACACTTACATTGAAACCAATTCCTGGTAGTGAAAAAGTGGGGATTGGAATAACCTACTCCGAAAGTAAATTCATCAAAACGGAGCCAAACGTAAACGTGGATGCAGATAAAATCGGAGGACCCTCAGCCGGTTTGATGTTTACCTTGGAAATACTAAACCAATTAATTGATGAAGATTTAACAAAAGGATACAGTATCGCGGGTACAGGTGAAATGAACGAAGATGGAACAGTGGGACGTATAGGTGGTATTGAGAAGAAAGTAGTGGCAGCAGATAAGGACGGCGTAGAGATCTTTTTCGCTCCAGATGATGTCATCACAGAAACAATGCGCCATCTTAACCCAAATATTAAATCCAATTACGAAGTGGCAGTTGAAACAGCAGAAAAAATCAATACTGAAATGGAAATTGTCCCTGTAAAGACAATTGATGATGCACTTGACTTTATAGAAAAGCTGGAGCCAAAAGAGGACTAA
- a CDS encoding YlbF family regulator: MIMTSEWAFILDEADELSAMILSSEQAQTLRGAYDEVYRDEDLAHQIYAFNRMKEQYEDVQRFGKYHPDYHTIMKQIRQQKRSLDLDERVANLKIAENDFQDLLDEISLIIGKSVSEAVKVPVSNPFFATSSSCGTGCGSGGGCSCSA, encoded by the coding sequence ATGATAATGACATCAGAATGGGCCTTCATTTTAGATGAAGCAGATGAATTAAGTGCAATGATCCTTTCTTCAGAACAAGCTCAAACATTACGTGGTGCATATGACGAAGTATATCGTGATGAAGATTTAGCTCATCAAATTTATGCATTCAATCGCATGAAAGAACAATATGAGGATGTCCAACGATTTGGTAAGTATCATCCTGATTATCATACAATCATGAAACAAATTCGCCAGCAAAAAAGAAGTCTAGATTTAGATGAACGTGTAGCGAATTTAAAAATAGCAGAAAACGATTTTCAAGATTTGCTTGATGAAATCAGTCTGATCATTGGAAAGTCTGTTTCTGAAGCTGTTAAAGTACCGGTAAGCAATCCATTCTTTGCAACTAGCTCTTCTTGTGGAACAGGATGTGGCAGTGGCGGAGGCTGCTCTTGCTCTGCTTAA